From a region of the Vidua macroura isolate BioBank_ID:100142 chromosome 3, ASM2450914v1, whole genome shotgun sequence genome:
- the KBTBD11 gene encoding kelch repeat and BTB domain-containing protein 11 — protein sequence MEGSGAAPEEEESGAANGAPPPPPPPTPAAPCGFSSSLCFSAAAAEPQPPAAGGRVVQNQWEINNAACQPEEEDEEVVGPRDRPSEEPDLVIEVSGRRIRAHKSVLAAKSDYFRARASRDVLRVKGVSYGALRLLIDYVYTARMGEVRHDNLAEVVSGARVLQMPCALHCAAEAMRAQLCLGNCYQLLCLAKKQRLAELREAAYRFMSDHYLEVLREPSVYGRLSGAERDLILQQRMDSGRPCLLVAEVSDAFERPGGGSRPQSRESSRPQSPSSVVSLEESGSLIHYYQESTGEWRVLTRLPEEANAKGCAMCVLHNYLFLAGGIVTGPLGSEPRARLSDKVFCYNPLTDTWSQVRPLAQPRSQLKLLALDGYLYAVGGECLFTVERYDPRADRWSPVAPLPKGAFAVAHEATTCNGEIYVSGGSLFYRLLKYDPKRDEWQECPYNSSRRRSADMVAFKSFIYRFDVSSGRGGEQGPGGGTSGGVEVFRYNTVAKCWSQCASLRPSGGPIQPFRCAPLGNTIYCVNRTGTLRFSLAQDGEVEADGGLKGTFDGELLKAPLDAKGVLLPFVLTLPERLDKTGDQEGSLPL from the coding sequence ATGGAGGGCAGCGGCGCGGCcccggaggaggaggagagcggGGCCGCGAACGGCGctccccccccgccgccgccgcccacGCCGGCCGCCCCCTGCGGCTTCAGCTCCTCCCTCTGCTTCAGCGCCGCCGCTGCCGAGCCGCAGCCGCCCGCGGCCGGCGGCCGAGTGGTGCAGAACCAGTGGGAGATCAACAACGCCGCCTGCCAgccggaggaggaggatgaggaggtggTGGGGCCACGGGACCGGCCGTCGGAGGAGCCCGACCTAGTGATCGAGGTGTCGGGCCGCCGTATTCGGGCGCACAAGTCGGTGCTGGCGGCCAAGAGTGACTATTTTCGTGCCCGCGCCTCACGGGACGTCCTGCGGGTGAAGGGGGTGAGCTACGGCGCGCTGCGGCTGCTCATCGACTACGTGTACACGGCCCGCATGGGCGAGGTGCGGCACGACAACCTGGCTGAGGTGGTGAGCGGTGCCCGCGTCCTGCAgatgccctgtgccctgcactGTGCCGCCGAGGCCATGCGCGCCCAGCTCTGCCTCGGCAACTGCTACCAACTCCTCTGCCTGGCCAAGAAGCAGCGGCTGGCGGAGCTTCGGGAGGCTGCCTATCGCTTCATGAGCGACCATTACCTGGAGGTGCTGCGGGAGCCCAGCGTTTACGGCCGCCTCAGTGGCGCTGAGCGGGACCTCATCCTGCAACAGCGCATGGATTCCGGCCGGCCCTGCTTGCTGGTGGCCGAGGTCAGCGATGCCTTCGAGCGGCCGGGTGGTGGCAGCCGGCCACAGAGCCGCGAGAGCAGTCGGCCACAGAGTCCCTCCTCCGTGGTGTCACTGGAGGAGAGCGGCTCCCTCATTCACTACTACCAGGAGAGCACCGGTGAGTGGAGGGTGCTGACGCGCCTGCCCGAGGAGGCCAATGCCAAGGGCTGTGCCATGTGTGTCCTCCACAACTACCTCTTCCTTGCAGGGGGCATTGTGACGGGGCCGCTGGGCAGTGAACCCAGGGCCCGCCTTTCCGACAAGGTCTTCTGCTACAACCCCCTGACTGACACCTGGAGCCAGGTGCGGCCGCTGGCTCAGCCCCGCTCGCAGCTCAAGCTGCTGGCCCTGGATGGTTACCTCTATGCTGTGGGGGGTGAGTGCCTCTTCACTGTGGAAAGGTATGACCCGCGGGCCGACCGCTGGAGCCCTGTGGCACCTCTGCCCAAGGGTGCCTTTGCTGTGGCTCACGAGGCCACCACTTGCAACGGGGAGATCTATGTGTCAGGAGGCTCCCTCTTCTACCGCCTGCTCAAATATGACCCCAAGCGTGACGAGTGGCAGGAGTGCCCTTACAACAGCAGCCGTCGGCGCTCTGCTGACATGGTGGCCTTCAAGAGCTTCATCTACCGCTTTGATGTGAGCAGTGGCCGTGGTGGGGAGCAGGGCCCAGGTGGCGGGACGAGCGGCGGCGTTGAAGTTTTCCGGTACAACACAGTGGCCAAGTGCTGGAGCCAGTGTGCCAGCCTGCGGCCCAGCGGTGGCCCCATCCAGCCCTTCCGCTGTGCCCCCTTGGGCAACACCATCTACTGCGTCAACCGGACCGGCACCCTTCGCTTCAGCCTAGCCCAGGACGGTGAGGTGGAAGCAGATGGTGGGCTCAAGGGCACCTTTGATGGGGAGCTTCTTAAAGCTCCCTTGGATGCCAAGGGTGTCCTCCTACCCTTCGTACTTACCCTGCCTGAGAGGCTGGACAAAACCGGGGACCAGGAGGGCTCCCTCCCACTGTAA